A window of Raineyella sp. W15-4 contains these coding sequences:
- the sufC gene encoding Fe-S cluster assembly ATPase SufC, whose product MATLEIHDLHVQVETDNGPKPILKGVDLTIRSGQTHAIMGPNGSGKSTLAYTLAGHPKYTVTGGTVTLDGADILAMSTDERARAGLFLAMQYPVEVPGVSVANFLRTAKTAVDGQAPKIRTWTKQVTGALARMDLDASFAQRSVNEGFSGGEKKRHEIAQLELLNPKVAILDETDSGLDIDALRVVSEGVNRFIAQGDRGVLLITHYTRILRYITPDVVHVFVDGHMIAQGGPELAEELEAEGYDKYVKAARIDA is encoded by the coding sequence ATGGCAACCCTCGAGATCCACGACCTGCACGTCCAGGTGGAGACCGACAACGGCCCCAAGCCCATCCTCAAGGGCGTCGACCTCACCATCCGCTCCGGCCAGACCCACGCGATCATGGGGCCGAACGGCTCCGGCAAGTCGACCCTGGCGTACACCCTGGCAGGGCATCCGAAGTACACCGTCACCGGCGGCACCGTCACCCTCGACGGCGCCGACATCCTGGCGATGAGCACCGACGAGCGGGCCCGCGCCGGCCTGTTCCTGGCCATGCAGTACCCGGTCGAGGTGCCCGGCGTGTCGGTGGCGAACTTCCTGCGCACCGCCAAGACCGCCGTCGACGGCCAGGCGCCGAAGATCCGCACCTGGACCAAGCAGGTCACCGGGGCGCTGGCCCGGATGGACCTGGACGCCAGCTTCGCGCAGCGGTCGGTCAACGAGGGCTTCTCCGGCGGCGAGAAGAAGCGCCACGAGATCGCCCAGCTCGAGCTGCTCAACCCGAAGGTCGCGATCCTCGACGAGACCGACTCCGGCCTCGACATCGACGCGCTGCGCGTCGTCTCCGAGGGGGTCAACCGCTTCATCGCCCAGGGCGACCGTGGTGTGCTGCTGATCACCCACTACACGCGGATCCTGCGCTACATCACGCCCGACGTCGTGCACGTCTTCGTCGATGGTCACATGATCGCCCAGGGCGGCCCCGAGCTGGCCGAGGAACTCGAGGCGGAGGGCTACGACAAGTACGTGAAGGCGGCCCGGATCGATGCCTGA